The nucleotide sequence ttgtatggtTGACCTGGGATAGAGCTGAAATGTGGCCCGATGTAGTGTTGCCTTTGTACCAAACACCCTTACAGTCATAAACCTTTTCCCCATGTCATCGCCTCGACCTCAGTCTGGTGTTCCCTAACAGTATCTGAAGAGTCTGTATACCCAgtggtgtatagtacagtagagtacagcggactacagtagagcacagcaggcTGTATAGTAGGAGAAGAAGTGGCCCTTTGGGTTCATTGAAATACATATTCATAATATTTCTGTTAACAATTTAATCTGCACCCAGATTAGTCTTCAATTTAATTTTCACCCAGATTAGTGTTCAATTTAATCTGCACCCAGATTAGTGTTCAATGTGATAGAACAAAACTCAGTACAGCACATGAATTAGAAAATGTTGTTACAAATTTGAGCCACGAGATGGTGGTAGATTATAAGTTTAAATAGCATGGACCTTTGATTTGTCTCTGGATAGAAATTGCCCTTGGGCACAGATctatccttctttaacctgtccgctccccttcatctacactgaagtggatttaacaagtgacatcatgaagggatcatagctttcacctggattcacctggtcagtctttggcatggaaagaacaggtgttcataatgttttgtttacTCAGTGTATAAACACAACATAGGTATTTATGTAAAACAAGTGAATTTACTGTATGTCCATGGTCTTATACTTCAGCGGGAGCCGGTGGTGCGTGTGTTCAGTGCCGTGACGGGGGAGACCCTCTCAGTCTTGGGCACTGTGTTTCTCCTGAGTACGTCTGTGGCCAGGCTCATGACCCTGGTGTCCCAGCAGTGTGGGCTTCCCGTCAGCTCCTTCAGACTGAGCTCTCCCACCGGCCTGCAACTCTACGACTGCAACCGGCTGCACGACTACGCCATTGACCTGGGTATGGCCTTCCTTGTGCAGTAGATCAATGGTCCTCTGGCTCAACACCTTATGGATGTAACACAGAGACAAATGGACTGTATGGAACATTCTTGGTTCATGGCAACCAGGAGGACAACCtgcatgtgtctctgtctcccagggGCTACTCTACGGTTGGACACCTGGGATGGGTGGGCGGAGTTCCTCAGAGGCTGCTTCCTGGGACACAGACTGACCGTCCAAC is from Oncorhynchus masou masou isolate Uvic2021 unplaced genomic scaffold, UVic_Omas_1.1 unplaced_scaffold_16831, whole genome shotgun sequence and encodes:
- the LOC135531964 gene encoding protein ANKUB1-like, producing the protein REPVVRVFSAVTGETLSVLGTVFLLSTSVARLMTLVSQQCGLPVSSFRLSSPTGLQLYDCNRLHDYAIDLGATLRLDTWDGWAEFLRGCFLGHRLTVQRHLSRERPVMRSEYTSTH